In Candidatus Defluviibacterium haderslevense, the following are encoded in one genomic region:
- the icd gene encoding NADP-dependent isocitrate dehydrogenase, giving the protein MNQTITCKDGILTVPDQPIIPFIEGDGTGGDIWRASVRVFDAAVEKAYKGARKIHWKEVLAGEKAFKLTQNWLPQATIDDINQYLVAIKGPLTTPVGGGIRSLNVALRQQLDLYACIRPVRWFEGVPSPVKEPGKVNMVIYRENTEDIYAGIEFEAGTSDAETFKNILKTNFPDRYKKVRFPDSAGFGIKPVSKEGTERLVRAAIKYAIDNNQKSVTIVHKGNIMKFTEGGFMEWAYELAAKEFGGQVIDGGPWQKLPNGIIIKDVIADAFLQQILLRPEEYDVIATLNLNGDYVSDALAAQVGGIGIAPGANINYVSGHAIFEATHGTAPKYADLDKVNPSSVILSGVMMFEYLGWNEVAKMIIQGLEKAIATKRVTYDFHRLMEGATLLKCSEFGDEIIRNM; this is encoded by the coding sequence ATGAATCAGACTATAACTTGTAAAGACGGCATACTAACCGTACCTGACCAGCCTATAATACCATTTATTGAAGGAGATGGTACTGGTGGGGACATTTGGAGAGCATCTGTCCGTGTATTTGATGCGGCAGTTGAAAAAGCGTATAAAGGTGCCAGAAAAATCCATTGGAAAGAAGTTTTAGCTGGTGAAAAAGCATTTAAACTAACCCAAAATTGGTTACCGCAAGCAACTATAGATGATATAAATCAATATTTAGTGGCCATAAAGGGCCCTTTGACTACACCAGTAGGTGGAGGTATTCGATCTTTAAATGTGGCTTTGCGCCAACAACTAGATCTTTATGCCTGCATTAGACCTGTTAGATGGTTTGAAGGCGTACCTAGTCCAGTCAAAGAACCCGGCAAAGTCAATATGGTCATTTACAGAGAGAACACAGAAGATATATATGCTGGGATTGAATTCGAAGCAGGAACTTCAGATGCCGAAACTTTCAAAAATATATTAAAAACAAATTTTCCGGATCGATATAAAAAAGTTAGATTCCCTGATTCAGCTGGATTTGGAATCAAACCTGTTTCAAAAGAAGGAACAGAACGCTTAGTTAGAGCGGCTATTAAATACGCCATTGACAATAATCAAAAATCAGTCACTATAGTTCACAAGGGTAATATCATGAAGTTCACCGAAGGTGGATTTATGGAGTGGGCTTATGAATTAGCAGCTAAAGAATTTGGTGGCCAAGTGATAGATGGTGGTCCGTGGCAAAAATTACCAAATGGAATTATCATCAAGGATGTTATCGCTGATGCCTTCCTACAACAAATACTCCTTAGACCTGAAGAATATGATGTCATTGCAACGCTAAACCTAAATGGGGATTATGTTTCAGATGCTCTTGCTGCTCAAGTAGGAGGAATTGGGATAGCTCCGGGAGCGAATATCAATTATGTAAGTGGGCATGCTATTTTTGAAGCGACTCATGGAACTGCTCCTAAATATGCGGATCTTGATAAAGTAAATCCAAGTTCGGTTATCCTTTCTGGTGTCATGATGTTCGAATATTTGGGCTGGAACGAGGTAGCAAAAATGATTATCCAAGGCTTGGAAAAAGCCATAGCTACGAAGAGAGTAACTTATGATTTTCATAGATTGATGGAAGGAGCTACTTTATTGAAGTGTAGTGAATTTGGTGATGAGATTATTAGAAATATGTAG
- a CDS encoding 2Fe-2S iron-sulfur cluster binding domain-containing protein — protein MAKILFKFEDKSIPQQEFDIQGKDKSILELTEELDIHLNHNCGGVCACSTCHIYIKYGDRFLEDISDKEEDFIDRAHNPRLESRLACQCIILDENAIIEVEIPDQKRIIGHEH, from the coding sequence ATGGCAAAAATTTTATTCAAATTCGAAGACAAATCAATACCTCAACAAGAATTTGATATACAGGGGAAAGACAAATCTATTCTTGAGCTAACTGAAGAACTGGATATACATTTAAATCACAATTGCGGTGGTGTATGTGCGTGTTCTACCTGCCACATATATATAAAATATGGGGACCGTTTTTTGGAAGATATTTCAGATAAAGAAGAAGACTTTATTGATAGGGCCCATAATCCTAGGCTTGAATCCAGACTAGCTTGCCAATGTATCATATTAGATGAAAATGCAATAATCGAAGTAGAAATTCCTGATCAGAAAAGAATCATTGGTCATGAACATTAA
- the iscX gene encoding Fe-S cluster assembly protein IscX, producing MSFKDIDNLPMQWSDHEDIAMALYENFGASFNESKIYRVRFTELMEWILALPHFEGKKEDCSEGHLEQIQAKWVYEWRDNNR from the coding sequence ATGTCATTTAAGGATATTGATAATCTTCCCATGCAATGGTCAGATCACGAGGATATTGCAATGGCTTTATATGAGAACTTTGGTGCTTCATTCAACGAAAGTAAAATATATAGAGTTCGTTTCACAGAATTAATGGAATGGATATTGGCATTACCCCATTTCGAAGGAAAAAAAGAAGATTGTTCAGAAGGTCATTTGGAGCAAATTCAAGCCAAATGGGTGTATGAATGGCGCGATAATAATCGTTAG
- a CDS encoding HAD-IIIA family hydrolase — MNYYQTLPHIKALVLDIDGVLTNNQILVTDEGQFLRSMNVRDGYAIKKAIQAGLQIAIISGGRSEGTKKRLEILGINEIHLGIEDKYTTLLAILHKWNISASEIAYMGDDIMDIPCMNKVGIAACPKDAVSEVVTISSYISNFNGGEGCVRELIEQILKAQSKWP, encoded by the coding sequence ATGAATTATTATCAAACTTTACCTCATATAAAAGCCTTGGTATTAGATATAGATGGGGTACTCACGAATAATCAGATATTAGTCACAGACGAAGGTCAATTTCTAAGATCTATGAATGTCCGAGATGGATATGCAATAAAAAAAGCCATTCAAGCTGGTTTACAAATTGCAATTATTTCTGGAGGGCGGTCTGAAGGAACAAAAAAACGATTAGAGATCTTAGGAATTAATGAAATTCACTTAGGCATCGAAGACAAATACACTACCCTGTTAGCAATACTACACAAATGGAACATCAGTGCATCTGAAATAGCCTATATGGGTGATGACATCATGGATATTCCCTGTATGAATAAAGTGGGAATCGCTGCATGTCCAAAGGACGCTGTTTCTGAAGTAGTCACCATTTCAAGTTACATTTCAAATTTTAATGGTGGAGAAGGTTGTGTTAGAGAGTTGATAGAACAAATACTCAAAGCCCAATCAAAATGGCCTTAG
- a CDS encoding UbiA family prenyltransferase yields MIKWINLIRWPNLIIIAITQVAIFYKYFKPLALIPANEILQKNINIVLLISCTILVAISGYIINDLFDQSNDKINKKKSKQIIGKTISQEDAIFFYLFVVILGNILAIYLTIQFNLFYSYIIYPISIFIFWYYSYQIKCLPLIGNILVSAFIGGVILLLPYSFHDSLLLLKEQDFANYKLIISDLIAMSIFAFLINLFREIIKDIEDYNGDQACICKSTAVYFGIQKTWIIAQLVLLGLFLFSLFFMFYILEQSVDGPFILMVMTPILILVYLTLIKKETHITQISLISKFYMIIGLLYFLIQ; encoded by the coding sequence ATGATTAAATGGATTAACTTAATTCGTTGGCCTAATTTAATCATTATAGCCATTACTCAAGTAGCTATATTCTATAAATATTTCAAACCACTGGCCTTAATTCCGGCCAATGAGATTCTTCAAAAGAACATTAATATTGTATTACTAATATCCTGCACTATACTGGTAGCCATTTCAGGTTATATTATCAATGATTTATTCGATCAATCAAATGATAAGATAAATAAAAAAAAATCGAAACAAATTATAGGCAAAACTATTAGTCAGGAAGATGCCATATTTTTCTATCTATTTGTAGTTATACTTGGAAATATACTTGCTATTTATCTAACCATCCAATTTAATCTGTTTTATTCTTACATTATATATCCGATATCGATTTTTATTTTTTGGTATTATTCATATCAAATAAAATGCTTGCCTTTGATTGGAAATATTTTGGTTTCTGCATTTATTGGTGGGGTGATTTTACTTTTACCTTATAGTTTTCACGACTCCTTATTATTGTTGAAAGAACAAGATTTTGCTAATTATAAACTGATCATTAGTGATCTCATCGCAATGAGTATTTTTGCGTTCCTCATCAATTTATTTCGTGAAATAATAAAAGATATCGAAGATTACAATGGTGATCAGGCTTGTATATGCAAATCAACCGCTGTTTATTTTGGCATTCAAAAAACCTGGATCATAGCTCAGCTTGTTTTATTGGGTTTATTTCTATTTAGTTTATTTTTTATGTTTTATATTTTAGAGCAGTCAGTTGATGGACCATTTATTCTCATGGTTATGACTCCCATTTTAATTTTGGTTTATTTAACATTAATAAAAAAAGAAACTCATATAACACAGATCAGTTTAATTAGTAAATTTTACATGATTATCGGCTTACTTTATTTCTTAATTCAATAA
- the maf gene encoding septum formation protein Maf produces the protein MRKIILASASPRRKQLMQDAGFWIEVKAFEFVETYPEHLDVSAIAEFIANQKAEEVISTLQSDDILITADSIVVLGNKVFGKPKDASDAYRMLAFLSGKTHYVYTGVCIMDHTKKISFTGKSKVTMRDLNDGEIRWYIEQFKPYDKAGAYAVQEWIGLCKIAEIEGTYSNIMGLPTDLVYESLKHFKGAILHPLI, from the coding sequence TTGCGTAAAATAATATTGGCTTCTGCTTCTCCAAGGCGAAAACAACTCATGCAAGATGCCGGCTTTTGGATTGAAGTCAAGGCTTTTGAATTTGTCGAAACTTATCCAGAGCATTTGGATGTAAGTGCTATTGCAGAATTTATTGCTAATCAAAAAGCTGAAGAAGTTATTTCAACATTGCAGTCAGATGATATTTTAATAACTGCTGATTCCATTGTTGTACTGGGCAATAAAGTATTTGGAAAACCAAAAGATGCTTCAGATGCCTACCGAATGTTAGCCTTTTTATCTGGAAAAACTCATTATGTCTATACCGGTGTATGCATTATGGATCATACAAAAAAAATAAGTTTCACCGGAAAATCCAAGGTAACCATGCGTGATCTAAATGATGGTGAAATTCGCTGGTATATAGAACAATTTAAGCCTTACGATAAAGCAGGAGCCTATGCAGTTCAGGAATGGATCGGACTTTGTAAAATAGCTGAAATTGAGGGAACTTATTCAAACATCATGGGACTTCCCACTGATCTAGTTTATGAAAGCCTAAAACATTTCAAAGGCGCTATACTACATCCGCTAATATAG
- the prmA gene encoding 50S ribosomal protein L11 methyltransferase, with protein sequence MQDYLAFHFQVTTDFQDVIIAGLYDLGFESFVEEDEKLQAFISQSDWNQIDQEAFKWFCSNHGLSYQIIVHNPKDWNAIWEANFQPIVLANTLRIRAPFHSADPSYSDELIIAPKMAFGTGHHATTALILEWMTGETFNGMSVLDFGCGTGILGIYAKKKGCRNLVMIDIEPQAVENAFEHCELNHIHADAILVGSAEVIPAQLFDIIFANITRNVLEELLPKLRSHCSENGKLIISGFLKQDELFMISCLEKNQFSVKSTFQKEDWIAILADVV encoded by the coding sequence ATGCAAGATTATCTGGCTTTTCATTTTCAAGTTACAACTGATTTTCAAGATGTAATTATTGCTGGTCTTTACGATTTAGGGTTTGAATCTTTTGTTGAAGAAGATGAAAAACTTCAGGCATTTATTTCTCAATCAGATTGGAATCAAATAGATCAAGAAGCGTTTAAATGGTTTTGTTCGAATCACGGATTGTCATATCAAATTATAGTTCACAACCCTAAAGATTGGAATGCAATATGGGAAGCTAATTTTCAACCTATAGTCTTGGCCAATACACTTCGAATCAGGGCACCGTTTCATTCTGCTGATCCAAGCTATTCCGATGAATTAATTATTGCTCCCAAAATGGCCTTTGGCACTGGGCATCATGCTACTACGGCATTGATTTTAGAGTGGATGACTGGAGAAACGTTTAATGGGATGTCTGTACTAGATTTTGGATGTGGTACAGGTATTTTGGGGATCTATGCAAAGAAAAAAGGCTGTCGAAATTTGGTAATGATTGATATAGAACCCCAGGCTGTAGAAAATGCATTCGAGCATTGTGAATTAAATCATATACATGCTGATGCTATTTTGGTAGGTTCAGCAGAAGTGATACCAGCACAATTATTCGACATCATATTTGCCAATATTACAAGAAATGTTTTAGAAGAATTATTACCAAAACTTAGATCGCATTGCTCCGAAAATGGTAAGCTCATCATCTCTGGTTTTTTGAAACAAGATGAATTGTTTATGATTAGTTGCTTGGAAAAAAATCAATTTAGTGTAAAATCCACATTCCAAAAAGAAGACTGGATCGCTATATTAGCGGATGTAGTATAG
- the folD gene encoding bifunctional methylenetetrahydrofolate dehydrogenase/methenyltetrahydrofolate cyclohydrolase FolD, which translates to MLVLDGNKLSHIIRKEISDKVRQFCGIETRPPHLAAVIVGDNPASQAYVRNKIKACEEVGYASTLIKKPSNITQEELLEVIHKLNQNDEIDGFIVQLPLPRHINEEEINLAIDPKKDVDGFHPNNFGRMALGMPAFHPATPMGIMMMLDRYQIDTEGKHCVVLGRSNIVGTPISLLMSKKSKPGNATVTIAHSRSQGLEAITKTADIIIVALGIPRFLKAHMVKEGVVIIDVGINKIDDQNASKGYRLVGDVDYDTVAPLAKAITPVPGGVGPMTITALLENTWKAFQKSI; encoded by the coding sequence ATGTTGGTATTAGACGGCAATAAATTATCTCATATTATCCGAAAGGAAATTTCGGACAAAGTCAGACAGTTTTGTGGTATTGAAACGAGACCTCCACATTTAGCAGCAGTTATAGTAGGTGATAATCCTGCAAGTCAAGCATATGTTAGAAATAAAATCAAAGCTTGTGAGGAAGTTGGTTATGCTTCCACTTTGATTAAAAAGCCCAGCAATATAACTCAGGAAGAATTATTGGAGGTGATTCATAAGCTTAATCAAAATGATGAGATTGATGGTTTTATTGTTCAACTTCCACTTCCAAGACACATTAATGAAGAAGAAATTAATCTTGCCATAGATCCTAAGAAAGATGTAGATGGATTTCATCCAAATAATTTTGGACGCATGGCACTTGGAATGCCAGCATTTCATCCTGCTACTCCCATGGGGATTATGATGATGCTTGACCGCTATCAAATTGATACTGAAGGTAAGCATTGTGTTGTACTGGGAAGAAGTAATATTGTTGGTACACCTATTTCTCTATTAATGTCGAAAAAGTCTAAACCTGGCAATGCCACAGTTACGATAGCTCATAGTAGATCGCAGGGATTGGAAGCCATTACAAAAACAGCAGATATTATTATCGTTGCTCTTGGAATTCCGAGGTTTCTAAAAGCTCATATGGTAAAAGAAGGTGTTGTCATTATTGATGTAGGAATCAATAAAATTGATGATCAAAATGCTTCTAAAGGATATCGTTTGGTAGGTGATGTTGATTATGATACAGTTGCCCCATTAGCAAAAGCCATAACTCCGGTGCCAGGAGGAGTAGGCCCAATGACCATAACTGCATTATTAGAAAACACTTGGAAAGCTTTTCAAAAGTCAATCTAA